In a single window of the Acidobacteriota bacterium genome:
- a CDS encoding response regulator transcription factor: MQQTILIVEDDADIAESLHYNLRREGFRPVIAESGEKGLRLALDEKQPPALVLLDLMLPGMTGMELCRRLRRETQTEKTPIIMITAKAAEGDKILGLESGADDYVVKPFSIKEVIARVRAVLRRSESETSPTYDDGMMHIDFADMRVMCTGESVKLTRKEFALLEHLIQNSGRVASRQQLLDNVWGYSYFGDTRTLDVHIRRLRQKLGDCGNCIETVVGVGYRFIGTK, encoded by the coding sequence ATGCAGCAGACCATTCTGATCGTTGAGGACGATGCGGACATCGCCGAAAGTTTGCATTACAACCTCAGACGCGAGGGCTTTCGGCCTGTGATCGCCGAATCGGGCGAAAAAGGCCTGCGTCTCGCCCTGGATGAAAAGCAGCCGCCGGCTCTCGTTTTGCTCGACCTGATGCTGCCGGGAATGACCGGGATGGAGCTATGCCGCCGCCTGCGTCGCGAGACGCAGACCGAAAAGACCCCGATCATCATGATCACGGCGAAAGCGGCAGAGGGCGACAAGATACTCGGGCTGGAATCGGGAGCCGACGATTACGTTGTAAAGCCCTTCTCGATCAAAGAGGTGATCGCACGCGTGCGTGCCGTCCTGCGGCGGTCGGAAAGCGAAACTTCACCGACCTACGACGACGGCATGATGCATATCGATTTCGCCGACATGCGGGTCATGTGCACGGGCGAAAGCGTGAAGCTGACGCGCAAGGAATTCGCTCTGCTCGAGCATCTGATCCAAAATTCGGGCCGCGTCGCATCGCGTCAGCAGCTGCTGGACAACGTCTGGGGCTACAGCTATTTCGGCGACACACGAACGCTAGACGTCCACATTCGCCGTTTGCGGCAAAAGCTGGGCGATTGCGGCAACTGTATCGAAACGGTCGTCGGTGTCGGCTACAGATTTATCGGTACGAAATGA